From a single Vanessa atalanta chromosome 26, ilVanAtal1.2, whole genome shotgun sequence genomic region:
- the LOC125073870 gene encoding uncharacterized protein LOC125073870, which translates to MEKLIKGQQELFDQLIKAERNFKKANQEARAKYSYLVARMEALEKLEEVFSQNHLEIITKATEEHLKVLKYFKDDMQDQFQELFIQYKSILKEYIALAKPLSGTSSMDTRESSSANSKLINSEVQLPRIQLPHFSGKYTEWQSFYDMFLSLIHENNTLSPVQKLHYLKSSLSGEPEMLLRNFPTTSANYKEAWEQLSKRYNNKKYNCNAIMKTLFGQKLILHESTNALKHLLDTTTSCLKALNNLNISTDQWDPVIIHLVVSKLDHESLRQWETYVSSTTDDLPKWSQLEQFIETRFRTLELLETGKQMSKTMIQSRSSHQPVKTKSFHTALEVKNASPEATCAMCNGPHFVYHCAQFKKQPILKRQNIAQAKRLCFNCLAPTHSVYKCHQNTSCHKCGKKHHTLLHFEKEDKEAYYTLRQTEQNKGEPEQRERETTSETNVVANFSRGDIKTYNVLLATAVVKSKSKNGCFVIRALLDQGSQASFVSEHIVQLLGLKRTNVNGKVSCLGDGHLNIKHAVNVEIESRYEPVGKVCVNAYVLKSLTSLLPSREVRIPDWLELKSLPLADPEFSSPGKVDILLGADVYGEILQNGVKKSPRGNLLAQNTLFGWVLSGKIEQESVKENVLNLHVQVKEDELLKKFWEIENEPNSIEKRLTEEEKLCEKLYEETTLRREDGKFVVKLPFKTNNPQCQYGQSCDIAINKLLSLEKRLSKNPTLSNEYNRVLEEYTTLNHMKQVPNDDIDNPKCVYLPHHAVVREDKQTTKVRVVFNASNKGVNNVSLNDDLMIGPKLQQDLRHLLLRWRKHPIAIIADIVKMYRQVFVHEDDTNFQRILWRSNDKVPIQHFKLLTLTFGTACAPYLAVKTLQTLALLEKDKFPVAAHITKNDYYVDDLMTGCETETEALQIYEEMTELMNTGGFEMQKWSSNSQRFVNYIEQNKVSTVKSLTIESDGMMKVLGIKWNRLTDNFEYVVNLTDTKEPITKRTVLSDIARLYDPIGWISPVVITAKIFIQKLWKEHLEWDDKLPKKLLLEWLHYKDELRNIKNILIPRWLGCTKKCKLELHAFSDASHMAYAAVVYLRVIDEHNNVYVNLVTAKTKVAPIEKEVSIPRLELCGATLAAKLLHEVSQVMEIPKSDMFAWTDSTVVLAWLRGPVNRWVTYVSNRVSHILTIMNFEQWAHVPTNVNPADCASRGLKPMALNNYDLWWHGPDFLSEFNIKVTKPEVIDTNEEERVKSFMVMEKQVTFEWVKFSELNKLLRVISLCRRFLKVRLPFEKRKEFSKVVTPDEIEQSLKLCIKQAQEYEFEEEIRSLKTKGCVAKRSLLYTLCPFLDINGIIRVGGRLSQSEVSYDQKHPIILPAKNHLSQLIVANAHVKTLHGGPQLMMNYLRSKFWILRAREMVKKYYQSCVVCLRYSKAAATQLMGQLPEARLKPSRPFKTSGVDYAGPINIRFSPGRGAKSYKGYICLFVCMVTRAVHLEAVSDLTAKGFIAAFRRFISRRGHCSDLYSDNGTNFVGANAMFSNMFKGAKSELSHEMERGCKGAQTTPWRSKPTSPARGASCRSANEALATD; encoded by the coding sequence ATGGAGAAGTTAATAAAAGGGCAACAAGAGTTGTTCGATCAATTGATTAAAGCCGAACGCAATTTTAAGAAAGCTAATCAAGAGGCACGAGCAAAATACAGTTATCTTGTGGCAAGAATGGAAGCTTTGGAGAAATTGGAAGAAGTGTTTAGCCAAAATCATCttgaaataattactaaagCTACGGAGGAACatttaaaagtgttaaaatatttcaaagatgaTATGCAGGATCAATTTCAAGAATTATTCATACAAtacaaatctattttaaaagaatacattGCTTTGGCAAAACCACTCTCTGGAACATCTTCAATGGACACGAGAGAAAGTTCTTCAGCTAATTCTAAACTTATTAATTCCGAGGTGCAATTACCAAGAATACAGCTTCCACACTTTTCTGGGAAATATACCGAGTGGCAATCTTTTTATGATATGTTCTTATCATTGATACATGAGAATAATACACTTTCTCCGGTTCAGAAGCTGCATTATTTAAAATCCAGTTTATCAGGAGAACCCGAAATGCTACTTAGAAATTTTCCTACTACATCAGCTAATTATAAAGAAGCATGGGAACAATTATCTAAACGTTAcaacaataagaaatataattgtaacGCGATTATGAAGACATTATTTGGACAAAAATTAATACTACATGAATCAACAAATGCACTAAAACATTTGTTAGATACAACAACATCTTGTCTGAAAGCTCTAAATAATCTGAACATTAGCACTGATCAATGGGATCCGGTTATAATACATCTAGTGGTGTCTAAATTGGATCACGAGTCACTAAGACAGTGGGAGACTTATGTAAGTTCAACTACAGATGATTTACCCAAATGGTCTCAATTGGAACAATTTATCGAAACACGATTCAGAACTTTAGAATTGCTCGAAACTGGTAAGCAAATGAGTAAAACCATGATTCAATCAAGATCATCACATCAACCGGTAAAGACTAAGTCATTTCATACAGCACTTGAAGTAAAAAATGCTTCACCAGAGGCGACATGTGCAATGTGTAATGGTCCACATTTTGTCTATCACTGTGCCCAGTTTAAGAAACAACCAATTTTAAAGAGGCAGAATATAGCACAGGCAAAAAGACTTTGCTTTAATTGTCTGGCGCCAACACATTCTGTGTATAAATGTCATCAAAACACTTCATGCCATAAGTGTGGCAAAAAACATCACACTTTGCTTCACTTTGAGAAGGAAGACAAGGAGGCCTATTACACTCTGAGACAAACCGAACAAAATAAAGGAGAACCTGAACAACGAGAACGAGAAACGACATCAGAGACGAACGTAGTAGCAAATTTTTCAAGAGgagatataaaaacatataacgtGTTACTAGCAACAGCAGTGgtaaaatctaaatctaaaaatGGTTGTTTCGTCATCAGAGCATTACTTGATCAAGGCTCTCAAGCCTCTTTTGTCAGCGAACATATTGTGCAATTGTTGGGTCTTAAACGTACAAATGTGAATGGTAAGGTGTCTTGTTTGGGAGACGGTcatcttaatattaaacatgcAGTAAATGTAGAAATTGAATCGCGTTATGAACCTGTTGGAAAGGTTTGTGTAAATGCTTATGTATTAAAGTCACTAACGTCATTGTTGCCGAGCCGTGAAGTTCGTATACCTGACTGGCTTGAGCTAAAATCGCTACCGCTTGCAGATCCAGAATTTTCATCACCAGGTAAAGTTGATATATTACTTGGCGCTGACGTGTATGGAGAAATTTTGCAGAATGGAGTGAAGAAGAGTCCACGTGGGAATTTACTAgcacaaaatactttattcggGTGGGTTTTGTCGGGAAAAATAGAACAAGAGTCGGTAAAAGAGAATGTTTTAAACTTACATGTACAAGTAAAAGAAGacgaattattgaaaaaattttGGGAAATAGAAAATGAGCCGAACAGTATCGAGAAAAGATTAACAGAAGAAGAAAAACTATGTGAGAAATTGTACGAAGAAACTACTTTAAGACGAGAAGATGGAAAATTTGTTGTCAAATTAccgtttaaaacaaataatccaCAATGTCAGTATGGTCAGTCATGTGATATAGCCATCAACAAATTACTTTCATTGGAGAAACGATTAAGTAAGAATCCTACGCTTTCAAACGAGTACAATAGAGTTCTAGAAGAATATACTACACTAAACCACATGAAACAAGTACCTAATGATGATATTGACAATCCTAAGTGTGTCTACCTCCCTCATCATGCAGTAGTGAGAGAAGACAAGCAAACGACAAAAGTCAGAGTGGTCTTTAATGCATCTAATAAAGGCGTTAACAATGTGTCTTTAAATGATGATCTTATGATAGGTCCTAAACTCCAACAGGATTTGCGTCATTTGTTACTGAGGTGGCGCAAACATCCAATCGCTATAATTGCAGATATTGTGAAAATGTATCGGCAGGTATTTGTCCATGAAGACGACACTAATTTCCAAAGAATATTGTGGAGATCTAATGATAAAGTACCAATACAACACTTCAAATTGTTAACATTAACCTTTGGTACGGCCTGTGCCCCATATTTAGCAGTTAAGACCTTACAGACATTAGCACTTCTGGAAAAGGATAAGTTTCCAGTGGCTGCGCACATtactaaaaatgattattatgttGATGATTTGATGACGGGGTGTGAAACAGAGACAGAGGCTTTACAAATTTACGAAGAAATGACAGAGCTTATGAATACTGGTGGTTTTGAAATGCAAAAATGGAGTAGCAACAGTCAacgatttgtaaattatattgagcAAAATAAGGTAAGCACCGTGAAGTCTCTGACAATAGAAAGTGATGGTATGATGAAGGTTTTAGGAATTAAATGGAACAGATTAACAGATAATTTTGAGTATGTAGTAAATTTGACTGATACCAAAGAGCCTATTACAAAACGAACGGTTTTATCAGATATAGCTAGACTTTACGACCCTATTGGTTGGATTTCTCCAGTAGTAATTACAGCgaaaattttcattcaaaaattgTGGAAAGAGCATCTTGAGTGGGACGATAAATTAcccaaaaaactattattagagTGGCTACACTACAAGGATGAGTTGcgtaatattaagaatattttaataccacGGTGGCTTGGatgtacaaaaaaatgtaagcTGGAACTTCATGCGTTTTCCGATGCATCACATATGGCATATGCAGCTGTAGTTTATTTGAGAGTTATAGATGAACATAACAACGTATACGTAAACCTTGTCACAGCCAAAACTAAAGTTGCACCAATCGAGAAAGAGGTATCAATACCTAGATTAGAACTTTGTGGAGCAACTTTAGCTGCAAAACTGTTACACGAAGTTTCTCAAGTGATGGAAATACCCAAAAGTGACATGTTCGCATGGACGGATTCAACCGTTGTATTAGCATGGTTACGAGGACCTGTGAATCGATGGGTGACGTATGTGAGTAACCGAGTATCACACATCCTTACAATAATGAATTTTGAGCAATGGGCACACGTGCCAACTAACGTCAATCCTGCTGACTGCGCATCACGAGGATTGAAGCCAATGGCATTGAACAACTACGATCTATGGTGGCACGGTCCTGATTTTTTATCTGAATTTAACATTAAAGTTACGAAGCCCGAAGTAATTGACACTAACGAAGAAGAACGAGTTAAGTCATTTATGGTAATGGAAAAACAGGTAACTTTTGAATGGGTGAAGTtttctgaattaaataaattattaagggTGATTTCATTGTGTCGAAGATTTCTTAAAGTACGGCTaccatttgaaaaaagaaaagaattttCTAAAGTTGTAACACCAGATGAAATTGAACAATCTTTAAAATTGTGTATTAAACAAGCTCAAGAGTATGAGTTTGAGGAAGAAATACggagtttaaaaacaaaaggttGTGTAGCTAAACGAAGCCTTCTGTACACTCTGTGCCCGTTTTTAGACATAAATGGGATCATACGAGTGGGTGGACGGTTGAGCCAATCTGAGGTAAGCTACGATCAGAAGCATCCCATTATTTTACCGGCTAAGAATCATCTTAGTCAACTAATAGTGGCTAATGCTCATGTGAAGACTCTCCATGGCGGACCACAACTCATGATGAATTACTTGAGGAGTAAATTCTGGATATTGAGAGCACGTGAAATGGTAAAAAAGTACTATCAAAGCTGCGTCGTTTGTTTAAGATATTCTAAAGCGGCGGCAACACAGTTGATGGGACAGTTACCAGAAGCCAGATTAAAACCTAGTCGCCCGTTTAAGACCTCTGGAGTGGACTACGCGGGTCCTATTAATATACGTTTTTCGCCTGGACGAGGAGCTAAATCCTACAAGGGATACATTTGTTTGTTCGTCTGTATGGTAACTCGCGCAGTCCATCTCGAAGCCGTGTCGGATCTAACTGCTAAAGGTTTCATAGCAGCTTTTAGGAGGTTTATTTCTCGACGAGGACATTGCAGCGATCTTTACAGCGACAACGGAACTAATTTTGTTGGAGCAAACGCCATGTTTAGCAATATGTTTAAAGGAGCTAAATCAGAATTATCACATGAAATG